GCGCCAAAACTGGCGCAGAGTTCATCGTCGTTGGCGATCGTAGTGGACACCGGTATTCACATCCCGATCCTGAAAAACTGGGCAAACTGATGGTCGGTGGCGACAACTGGCCCGCTCTGCAGCAAGGGAAAGCCTATATTTCCAAGGCTGTTGGCACCCTTGGTCCCTCGATCCGCGGGAAAGCCCCGATCATCACCCGTACAGGGGAGGTCATCGGTGTCGTCTCTGTCGGCTATCTTCTGGCGGATGTTAACAGCATCATTCGCAGGGCCCAGTTCAAGGTTGCGCCCTTTCTGCCTCTGGCTCTGCTGTTTGGCATTGCCGGGGCGGTCTGGATATCCAGCACTTTCAAGAAAGCAATTTTTGGCCTGGAGCCGCAGGAGATCGCCGGCATCCTGCTGGAGCGAAACGCGATCCTCGAATCGATCCGCTCAGGAATCGTGGCCACCGACAACCAACTCAATATTACGCTGGTCAACCACGCCGCACTCAAAACCCTCGACCGGGCAGGTCCGGAGGAACTTCTCGGCCGGCCGCTTGAAGGGATTTTCCCGCTGGTCCCGGTTGCAACGGTGCTGGCCTCGGGCGAACGACAATTCGACCGCGAGTATCTGGTCAACGACACCCTGATGGTCTTCAACCTGATCCCGGTCATCCAGAATCAGCAGATTACCGGGCTTTTGGCCACCTTCCGCCGCAAGGATGAAATTGATATCCTGACCCGCAAACTCTCTTCGGCCAAACAGTACGCCGATATCTTACGCGCTCAGACCCACGAATATTCCAATAAACTGCATACCATCGCCGGCCTTATCCAGCTTGAATCCTACGATGAGGCCCTCGACCTGATCGTGCAGCAGGACAACCAATTCAAGGAATTCGTCAGCCTGGTAACGCGCATCTCGAACAATCCGGTCGTCTCGGCGCTGGTGCTCGGCAAACTCAGCTACGCCCATGAAATGCAGATTGATTTTATCCTCGACCCGGACAGCAGCCTGACCGCGCTCTCGGAGGAGTTCGCCAGCGAAAAGCTCGTGACGATTATCGGCAATCTGCTCGATAATGCCTTTGAGGCCGCGCGCGAAGGGGGGAAGATGGGGGGCTGGGTCCGGCTGCTGTTGAGCGACCGTGACAAGCAATTGACGATCAGGGTCGAAGATTCCGGCCGCGGGGTTCCGGACGAACTGGCCGAGCGCTTGTTTCAGCGCGGCGTGTCGGGCAAGGGCCAGTCCGGCCGGGGCGTCGGCCTGTATCTGGTTGCAAAGTGCCTGGAGGAGCTGCGAGGCGAGATTCGTCTGAGCCGAGGCCGGAGTGGCGGCGCGATTTTTACCGCCTCCATTCCACTGACCACAAGGGATTAAGCATGGATATGATACAGGTTCTGATTGTCGAGGATGATGTGAAGATTGCTGAAATTCACCGCCGCTTCACCGAGAAGGTGGAAGGGTTCGAAGTCGTAGGGGTGGCAAACAGCATCGATGAAGCGCGCGACCTGGTTGAGGTGTTGCAACCGGCGCTGGTGCTGCTCGACATCTACTTTCCCAATGAAAGCGGCATCGACCTTTTATGGGAGATTCGCGCCAAATACCGTAATACCGACCTGATCCTGATCACAGCGGCCAAAGAGATGGAGCCGCTGCAGGAGGCGATCCGCGGCGGGGCCTTTGATTATATCATCAAGCCGGCGCTCTTCAGCCGTTTCCAGGACACCCTGCAGCGTTTTCGTCAGGCCCGTCTCCGCCTGGCGGCGCAAGGTTCCGTCGCGCAGCAGGACGTCGATCAACTGCTCAATCCGCGTTCGGTCGCTCCACTCGACCGGCCGCAGCTGCCAAAGGGGATCGATGCCATCACCCTTGATAAGGTCAAAAAGGTCTTCTCGGCACCACCAGCCAACGGGTGGAGCGCTGACGAGGTCGGACGACAGGTCGGCATGAGTCGCTCCTCGGCGCGGCGCTATCTCGAATACCTGGTCGATGTCGACTGGCTGAGTGCTGATCTGCTCTACGGTACGGTCGGCCGGCCGGAACGCAAGTATTTTCGTTTATAAGCCCCGCAATTTCGCCAATACCAGCCTGCCGAGCAGCGGAACGACCAGAAACAAGGTGAATATTCGCACGGTATGTAGAAACGCCACGACTGAAGCCTGGTGTCCTTCGGCCTGCGCCAGCAGACTCATTCCAGACATCCCTCCGGGAGAAAACCCAAACAGTGCTGTAGCAAAATCGATTAAACCAAAGACCTGCGCCAGCCAGACCATAACAACTGCGATCATTAGCAACGCCAGGGTACTGAGGATCGCCAGTGGCAAGAGCTTCACCCCGAGGGGCAGAAACGATCGATCGAAACCCATTCCAAGCGAAACTCCGAGCATAATCTGCACCGCCGTGGACATGCTTCCTGGGATCACGAACTGTCCGGGGATGAGGATAGCGGTCAAGCCGGAGGCAAGCATTGAACCGACCACTGGGCCGCCAGGGCAGCCGACCCTTTTAGCGAGCAACCCACCGACCACACCCACCACAAGTATTAGCGCAACCCGGCCCATAGCTTCTCTGCATAATAAATAAATCGCTGGCGCACTCTTGCCCCCGATTTGCAACGCAAATCGGGGGCAAGAAGGAAAACCTGAATCTTGGGACCTAATCTTCGATATGTGGTTCCGGCTCGACAGATCCTTTAATCCGGAAGAATTTACCAAGGAAAAAAGGCAGGACCAAACCACCGATAGCCATAATCCACAGTCCGATACAGAGTGGGCTATCGACTAATGTCCACCAGTTGCCATTGCTGATGTTTAGGGCGCGCCGCAAGTTATCCTCCATCAACTGCCCGAGGAGCAGTCCCAGGATAATCGGCACCAGCGGTACTTCCAGCTTGCGTAAGAACCAGCCCCCGACGCCGAAGGCGATCATCACGAACAGATCAAAGGCGCTATGGCTGATGGAGTAAATCCCGATAAGACCGACGATCGCGACGATCGGCATCAGCACATAGGAGGGGACCATAAGAAGTTTGGCGAACAAGCCAATCATCGGCAGGTTGAGTACCAGCAGCAAAAGGTTACTGATAAACAGAGCCGCAATCAGCCCCCAGACGACATCCGGGTGGTTCTGGAAAAGCAGCGGGCCCGGAGTGATATTCATCGACATCAGCATCGCCAGCAGGACTGCGGTGGTTCCGCTGCCGGGCACCCCGAGGGTCAGCATCGGCACCAGCGCACCGCCAGCGGCGGCGTTGTTACCGGCCTCGGGTGCGGCCACGCCGCGCGGGTCGCCCTTGCCGAAGGTCCCTTTGTGATCAAACAGCCGTTTTTCAATGGTGTAGGAGATAAAACTGCCAAGTGATGCCCCGGCCCCCGGAAGCACCCCGGCAATAAAACCGATGAAACTGCTGCGCACAGTGGTGCCGGTCAGTCCGAACATCTCTTTCCACTTAATTTTGAACTTGTTGACCGTGACCTTGGTGACCTTTCCGGCGTGACTGTCCTCGACAAAGAAGAGGATCTCGCTGATGGCGAACATCCCAACGATGGCGACCAGGAAGTTGACCCCTTCAAACAGTTTCATCTGCCCTAGGGTATAGCGGGCTTCGCCGGTCGACGGGTCGAGGCCGATTGTCGCGATCATGAGTCCCAAAGCGGCCGCCAGCAGCGACTTGAACTGATTTTTGCTGCTGATCCCGCCGATGGTCGTGAAGGCCAGGACGAAGAGCACAAAATATTCGGCTGGCCCGAAGAACAGCGCGAATTTTGCCAGGATCGGCGCAAACAGCAGCAGCCCGAAGGTCGCCAGCAGGCCACCGACGAAAGATGAGACCGCTGAGATTGCCAGCGCCTCACCGGCTTTCCCCTGCTGGGCCATGGGGTAGCCGTCAAGCGTCGTCATCAAGGCCGGTTCATCACCGGGGATATTCAGCAGGATACTCGAAATCCGCCCGCCGTACATGGCCCCGTAGTAAACGCTGGTCAGCATGATCAGCGCCGAAGATGGTGGCAGGCGCAGACTGAAGGCCAAGGGGATGAGGATCGCCACCCCGTTGGCGGGGCCGAGCCCGGGCAGGGCGCCCATGATGGTGCCGAGGAGACACCCGAGCAGCGCCAGCCCCAGATTCATCGGGGTCAGGGCCACATCGAAGCCCTGCATCAAAAAACCAAAAGTTTCCATCAAAATCTCCCGAGCAGCCCGGCAGGCAGTGGTAGTTCAAGGACAATATCGAAGAGTCCGTAAACCACCAGCGAAACGCCGATTCCGGTCAATATGGCCGTCCTCAGACTGGCGCCGAGGCGCCAGCCAAGCATAGTCACGGTCAGCAGGGTAGCAATCAGAAAGCCGAGCCACTCCAGCAGACTGGCGTAGGCCAGCAGCACCAGGATAACCAGCCCCAGCTGCAGCAGGCGCGGCAGGTCAGGCCAGTGCGCTGTGGGGTCAGGCCGCAGCAGCAGATACAGGGCGGTCACCGCAAGCACCGCGCCCAGTAAATAGGGGAAGGTCTGTGGGCCCAGGGGATCGGCCATGAACCCGGGGTCGAAACCCCGGGCTGTCCAGCTATAGTCTGCGGCCAGCAACAGCAGCAGTACCCCAAAAATCCGGTCGCTCATTTTATAATCCCGAGTTCCTTGGATAAATCACGAATATCGGCTACCTGTTGAGCAACAAAGGCATCGAAATCAGCGCCCTTCTTGAAGAACGGCATCAAACCGTTATTGGTCATGATCTCCTGCCATTCGGCAGACTTGTAGAGGGTAGCCATTGAATCTGCCCAGTAATTGTATGCATCGTCGGAGATATCTTTAGGCACATAGAAGCCGCGCCAGTTGGGGCACACCGCATTGACGCCCTGTTCGACAGCAGTGGGAATGTTACTCATCGCACCTGGCAGACGTTCTTCTGAGAGAACCGCCAGAATGCGGATGTCGCCAGACTCAAGGTGCCCCTGAACTTCGCTGACGTCACCGGTGTAAGCCTGGATGTGTCCACCAAGAACCTGGGTAATGGCTTCGCCACCACCCTGAAAGGCGATGTATTTCACTTTAGTCAGGTTTTTAACCCCGGCCGCCTTGGCGGCAATCAGGACCTTGAAATGATCCCAACCCCCGACGGCGCTGCCGCCACCGATGGCGACCTGGGACGGATCAGTCTTAAGAGCGGTCATGAAATCGCCCAGGTTTTTAAAGGGTGAATCCTTGCCAACCGCGATGATCCCGTAATCGGCGCCCAGTGCCGCAACCCACTTCACCATGTCTTTATTCATGCCCGGGAACTTGTCTTGCGCTAGACGGGTAGTCGTTGAGGTACTGGCCGCAACCATCAGGCTGGCGTCGTCGCCACGCTTGCTGATGACATAACCGTAGGCCACGCCACCGCCGGCACCGGCCATGTTTGTTACCTTAACCGGTCCCGGAACCAAATTCAGATCGTAGAGCGCCTTGCCGACTTGCCGACAGGTAAAATCCCACCCGCCGCCAGGATTGGCCGGGGCAATACACTCGGTGTTGCCTGGCTCGAAAGCCAAAGCCTGTGTCGTGATGCCGACCATGACGATCAGCATCACGGCCATAATCTTAAATGTTTTCATGGTGAATTCTCCTTAGCTGGGGTTTATTGGTTTGGAATAAACCGACGTTTGGGCCATCCTAAAGTCCGCTATAAAACCTTGTAAACATTGGGTAAATACTGAGTTTTAAAGAATTAATGCGCATTTCGGGCATATTGTTCACGGCCCGACTGACAGTTCTCAAACCTCCAGATTCAAAAAACAACACCAGTGGATATTCAGGAAAAAACTGAGTGCTCAAGTCTCCTCCATGCCCCGGACTCTTCCCCCCTCATCAAACTCAAAAAAATCAGCGCTGCCTCTGACGTAAATGATCAAAATCTCCAGAAATCTCAAAAAAAACTTTAATTACCTAATATTTACAAAGACTTAACCCATCAGTACTGTCCCCGTAGAACAATGGTTTGTTCCTCGATAAATCCAAATCCATTTTGATGAGATCGATCCTGGCGGTCGACTGTTTAAAAAACCAAAACGGACAGAATTGCGGACCGGTCGTTACTTCCACCTTGTTTAACCCTCGAGTGTTTCCTCCTTACAAAGAACTCGTAAGGGTGGAAGCTGACCGGTCCGCCCCCCTGTAACGATCAATGGCCTGTCCTTCGACAGATAAAGGCCTATTCAAAGAAAGGAGGTAACCCCGCCAGAGTCCGCTACCCGATCAGCTTCCTCGGCAGATTTCACTGCGCCATTTGGGGGATCTCAAGCGGGAGGGATGACAGCTAAGCGGAGGGCAGGCATTCGACGACGGCAGAAATTAAATCAACCGCAGCATTAATGGCTCATCAGACAGGAGAAACTATGAAACAGTTAAAAATGTTTGTCACCCTGGCCACGATTCTGGCCCTGGCCAGTCCGGCATTCGCCGAGATGAAATTAAATGGCTACTACCGGATGACCGGCGTGTATCAGGACATCAAGAGTAAATCGAACGATCCGGAGGCGGAAAGTCTCGTCGATCAACGCATCCGTATGAAGCTCTCCGACAAGCTCAACGAAAACGTGACCTTCGTTTATTATGGGGAGGTTGATACGGTTTGGGGAGAGCAGTCAAAAGGGAAGGTCGGTGGCGGTGGTCAACTCGGCACCGATGGTGTAAATATCGAGACCAAAAATGCCTATGTCGACCTCAAGGTCCCGGAATCTGATTGGGCATTGCGGGTTGGTTTGCAGGGGATCAACGACAACCTTTCCGGCATGGTGATTGATGAGGACGCTGCAGGTGTAGTGGTCAAAGGGAAACTCGCCGGTAACAATGTGGGTCTGATATATTCGAAATTCGACGAAAAAGTCCGCACCGAAAATGATGACACGGATTTTTACGGCGCCCAAATTAATCGCAATTTCGGTGAACAGTTCAATCTTGGTGGCGAAGCCTATCTTTTTGACGACAATTTAACGAAGAAAAAAATCTATTACTATGGCGCAACCGCTGATTACAAGTTAAAGGATTACGACATTAACGGCTTTCTGGTGATGCAAAACGGTTCTACCGACACAACCAATGTCGACAGTCAGGCCTTTGCCGCGAGCATCAAGGGTTCGATGACCCTGCCCAAAGGGAACCTCGGCCTGCGCTTTATCTACGTCAGTCCTGATGATAGCGCCACCGACGATAATGCCTGGCAATCAAGCATTGGCGAATGGGAATTTGCCGGCGAGAACCTGATGATCTTCCTCCCCGACAAGTTGATCAACAACTCCGGCTACCCCCGCTACGCAATGGTCGATGGCGCGATGGCCGGCTTCGGCATGACCGGCCTGGTCGCCAGCGCCAATTTGAATGATCTGCCGTTGGGTCTGTACAGCAAACTCGGTCTGGGTGCCTTTATGGCCGCTGATGATCGCCGCAACGGCAGCAAGGCCTCCCACGTGGCTGGTGACCTGGTGACCGCGAGCAGCGATACGCGTGCTGGCAGCATGATGGGTTATGAAATCGCGGCCCGTGTCGGCAAAGTCATCGCCGAAAAGTTCGATATCAGCCTGCGCGGCGCTTATGCGAGCTACGGCGATTTTTATGACGACACCGTTGACGCCAATGGCACCGTCACAAACCCCGACAATGTTTACAAAATCGCAATGATGGTCAACGTTAACTTTTAATACTCGATTTCCCGGTTCGGACACCTGTTCCGGATCGGGAAATTTAAACACCGCGTACTTATTTTTTCAGATAGCGCACCTTACGGGATGCGCTATTTTTCTAATCAACCGGAGAGTGAAGCCCGTGGGAAAAAAATCAGGAATCCCAAGCACCACCACCGTGACCTTTCGGGTCACCCGCGATGAAAAAGACGCCATCAAAGCGCTGGCCAGACGTCATCAGATCAGTGTCTCTAAATACCTGCACGACAACGTCTACACAATTCTGGAAGCTGAGCTGCTGGCTTTTCTTATCGGGCATGATTGAAACTGAGGAAGAAACCAAAGATTTGCAGAGTCGTGACCAGCCTGGGTCCCTTCGGCAGCCGCAGTTGTGGCAGATCAGTTATCATCACCGACGCGCCCCGACTCTCTCTCCGATTCCTCCCGCAACGCCTGACGTGAGGCGCGATCCACCAGGGTAAAGAGTCGATCCACTGGGGTTTTCAGCTTCGCGGTCAGATGCCCCCGTAGTTGGACAAACTCACAGTCGAGCTGGTCGGTCAGTCGATAAAATTCCTGATAGAGGAGAGCGTTGTTGAGCGGCCGATTGTTGCTGGAGCGATAGCCGTTCTGCTCCAGCCGTTCACGCCTTCCGGCCAAACCGATAATCGTCTGTGAATCGGTGTGGACCCGTACCCGGCAGCCCGAGGCCGGCATCTCCCCTAGCGCCCAGATAAGCGTCTGCAATTCCAGTCGGCTCGAAGAGGTCTGGGTAAAGCGCCGCAATTTTACCTGCAGGCGCAGCTCCGCCAGCGGCAGGTCGGGATCAGTCACCATGAGATAAGCCCCATAACCTGTTTTCGATTGCGGGTTCATGCTGCCATCGATCAGCAGCATCAGCTCGGACGGCATCAACTTTTACTCTGCGTGACGTCCGGCGCAAGCGCTGGCTTCGCCAGGGATTCGACATTTTTGCGATAGGAGCCGATGTAGATCGCCCCCAGGATCAAGGTGATGCCGACAACCTCGGTTCCGTTGGTCGGCCTGGCGAAAAAAATCACGTCCCACACACAGGCGAGGGCCGGCTGCAGCAGCAGCACCAGCCCGGCGGTGGTGGCAGGCAGAAACTTAATGGCCGATGAGATCAGGGTCCAACCGAGAGTAGTGCTCACCACACCGACCCCCAGCAAGGCCAAAAGAGAACTGACATCGGGAATAACGAACGAAGCGCCGCCCACACTGGTGACAAGCCCGAGCAGAACCGTACTGATCAGCGAGACCACCAGCATGGCTGCTACGCCACTGACGCTGCTGCTGTTCAGTGCACCTTTCAGCAGCAAAATATAACCAGAATAGAAGACCGCCGTAGCGAGCCCCAGCAGGATCCCCAGTCTGGTCCCCTCACCCAGGACGTTCCAGTCGACCCCCGTGATCAGCAGTAATCCGATGAGCGCAATCACAACCGCCAGCATAAATAACCGGGTTATCTTCTGTTTGAGAAAGAGACAGGCAAACAGGGCGGTGAAAAACACCTGGAAATTGGCCAACAGGGTGGCGAGCCCAGGCCCGACCAGATGGATACTCCGGTGCCAGCACATGAAGTCGATGGACAGAAAAAGGCCCCCACCCGCGAGCAGCAGGAGGGTATTGCGCACGGAGGTCAGCTTTCCACCCTGCAGGCGCAGCAAAACCAGTAG
Above is a genomic segment from Geopsychrobacter electrodiphilus DSM 16401 containing:
- a CDS encoding ATP-binding protein, whose product is MKATRHFYLLPRTLQMKMVLLVTGLMLFVILLTGSMFSNFLSGVIEEEIGQKALMVSESVASMPELQEALVRKDPLGKIQILAEEIRAKTGAEFIVVGDRSGHRYSHPDPEKLGKLMVGGDNWPALQQGKAYISKAVGTLGPSIRGKAPIITRTGEVIGVVSVGYLLADVNSIIRRAQFKVAPFLPLALLFGIAGAVWISSTFKKAIFGLEPQEIAGILLERNAILESIRSGIVATDNQLNITLVNHAALKTLDRAGPEELLGRPLEGIFPLVPVATVLASGERQFDREYLVNDTLMVFNLIPVIQNQQITGLLATFRRKDEIDILTRKLSSAKQYADILRAQTHEYSNKLHTIAGLIQLESYDEALDLIVQQDNQFKEFVSLVTRISNNPVVSALVLGKLSYAHEMQIDFILDPDSSLTALSEEFASEKLVTIIGNLLDNAFEAAREGGKMGGWVRLLLSDRDKQLTIRVEDSGRGVPDELAERLFQRGVSGKGQSGRGVGLYLVAKCLEELRGEIRLSRGRSGGAIFTASIPLTTRD
- a CDS encoding response regulator — encoded protein: MDMIQVLIVEDDVKIAEIHRRFTEKVEGFEVVGVANSIDEARDLVEVLQPALVLLDIYFPNESGIDLLWEIRAKYRNTDLILITAAKEMEPLQEAIRGGAFDYIIKPALFSRFQDTLQRFRQARLRLAAQGSVAQQDVDQLLNPRSVAPLDRPQLPKGIDAITLDKVKKVFSAPPANGWSADEVGRQVGMSRSSARRYLEYLVDVDWLSADLLYGTVGRPERKYFRL
- a CDS encoding AbrB family transcriptional regulator — its product is MVWSCLFSLVNSSGLKDLSSRNHISKIRSQDSGFPSCPRFALQIGGKSAPAIYLLCREAMGRVALILVVGVVGGLLAKRVGCPGGPVVGSMLASGLTAILIPGQFVIPGSMSTAVQIMLGVSLGMGFDRSFLPLGVKLLPLAILSTLALLMIAVVMVWLAQVFGLIDFATALFGFSPGGMSGMSLLAQAEGHQASVVAFLHTVRIFTLFLVVPLLGRLVLAKLRGL
- a CDS encoding tripartite tricarboxylate transporter permease, whose amino-acid sequence is METFGFLMQGFDVALTPMNLGLALLGCLLGTIMGALPGLGPANGVAILIPLAFSLRLPPSSALIMLTSVYYGAMYGGRISSILLNIPGDEPALMTTLDGYPMAQQGKAGEALAISAVSSFVGGLLATFGLLLFAPILAKFALFFGPAEYFVLFVLAFTTIGGISSKNQFKSLLAAALGLMIATIGLDPSTGEARYTLGQMKLFEGVNFLVAIVGMFAISEILFFVEDSHAGKVTKVTVNKFKIKWKEMFGLTGTTVRSSFIGFIAGVLPGAGASLGSFISYTIEKRLFDHKGTFGKGDPRGVAAPEAGNNAAAGGALVPMLTLGVPGSGTTAVLLAMLMSMNITPGPLLFQNHPDVVWGLIAALFISNLLLLVLNLPMIGLFAKLLMVPSYVLMPIVAIVGLIGIYSISHSAFDLFVMIAFGVGGWFLRKLEVPLVPIILGLLLGQLMEDNLRRALNISNGNWWTLVDSPLCIGLWIMAIGGLVLPFFLGKFFRIKGSVEPEPHIED
- a CDS encoding tripartite tricarboxylate transporter TctB family protein, whose amino-acid sequence is MSDRIFGVLLLLLAADYSWTARGFDPGFMADPLGPQTFPYLLGAVLAVTALYLLLRPDPTAHWPDLPRLLQLGLVILVLLAYASLLEWLGFLIATLLTVTMLGWRLGASLRTAILTGIGVSLVVYGLFDIVLELPLPAGLLGRF
- a CDS encoding Bug family tripartite tricarboxylate transporter substrate binding protein, whose protein sequence is MKTFKIMAVMLIVMVGITTQALAFEPGNTECIAPANPGGGWDFTCRQVGKALYDLNLVPGPVKVTNMAGAGGGVAYGYVISKRGDDASLMVAASTSTTTRLAQDKFPGMNKDMVKWVAALGADYGIIAVGKDSPFKNLGDFMTALKTDPSQVAIGGGSAVGGWDHFKVLIAAKAAGVKNLTKVKYIAFQGGGEAITQVLGGHIQAYTGDVSEVQGHLESGDIRILAVLSEERLPGAMSNIPTAVEQGVNAVCPNWRGFYVPKDISDDAYNYWADSMATLYKSAEWQEIMTNNGLMPFFKKGADFDAFVAQQVADIRDLSKELGIIK
- a CDS encoding porin, whose protein sequence is MKQLKMFVTLATILALASPAFAEMKLNGYYRMTGVYQDIKSKSNDPEAESLVDQRIRMKLSDKLNENVTFVYYGEVDTVWGEQSKGKVGGGGQLGTDGVNIETKNAYVDLKVPESDWALRVGLQGINDNLSGMVIDEDAAGVVVKGKLAGNNVGLIYSKFDEKVRTENDDTDFYGAQINRNFGEQFNLGGEAYLFDDNLTKKKIYYYGATADYKLKDYDINGFLVMQNGSTDTTNVDSQAFAASIKGSMTLPKGNLGLRFIYVSPDDSATDDNAWQSSIGEWEFAGENLMIFLPDKLINNSGYPRYAMVDGAMAGFGMTGLVASANLNDLPLGLYSKLGLGAFMAADDRRNGSKASHVAGDLVTASSDTRAGSMMGYEIAARVGKVIAEKFDISLRGAYASYGDFYDDTVDANGTVTNPDNVYKIAMMVNVNF
- a CDS encoding plasmid mobilization protein, coding for MGKKSGIPSTTTVTFRVTRDEKDAIKALARRHQISVSKYLHDNVYTILEAELLAFLIGHD
- a CDS encoding ribonuclease HI, whose amino-acid sequence is MPSELMLLIDGSMNPQSKTGYGAYLMVTDPDLPLAELRLQVKLRRFTQTSSSRLELQTLIWALGEMPASGCRVRVHTDSQTIIGLAGRRERLEQNGYRSSNNRPLNNALLYQEFYRLTDQLDCEFVQLRGHLTAKLKTPVDRLFTLVDRASRQALREESERESGRVGDDN
- a CDS encoding DMT family transporter yields the protein MNHSPSVAPPHLLLRLLAGSVCISFSPVFIKLADVPPDPAGFYRMLFASLSLLVLLRLQGGKLTSVRNTLLLLAGGGLFLSIDFMCWHRSIHLVGPGLATLLANFQVFFTALFACLFLKQKITRLFMLAVVIALIGLLLITGVDWNVLGEGTRLGILLGLATAVFYSGYILLLKGALNSSSVSGVAAMLVVSLISTVLLGLVTSVGGASFVIPDVSSLLALLGVGVVSTTLGWTLISSAIKFLPATTAGLVLLLQPALACVWDVIFFARPTNGTEVVGITLILGAIYIGSYRKNVESLAKPALAPDVTQSKS